The following proteins are co-located in the Macaca thibetana thibetana isolate TM-01 chromosome 6, ASM2454274v1, whole genome shotgun sequence genome:
- the CLK4 gene encoding dual specificity protein kinase CLK4 isoform X1, translating to MKATVEVTSGRGDLIVAHKRTGIVNHVTSLKNLIDVPLGLFTRLLSKLASWGYFKKHHYLEARSLNERDYRDRRYVDEYRNDYCEGYVPRHYHRDIESGYRIHCSKSSVRSRRSSPKRKRNRHCSSHQSRSKSHRRKRSRSIEDDEEGHLICQSGDVLRARYEIVDTLGEGAFGKVVECIDHGMDGMHVAVKIVKNVGRYREAARSEIQVLEHLNSTDPNSVFRCVQMLEWFDHHGHVCIVFELLGLSTYDFIKENSFLPFQIDHIRQMAYQICQSINFLHHNKLTHTDLKPENILFVKSDYVVKYNSKMKRDERTLKNTDIKVVDFGSATYDDEHHSTLVSTRHYRAPEVILALGWSQPCDVWSIGCILIEYYLGFTVFQTHDSKEHLAMMERILGPIPQHMIQKTRKRKYFHHNQLDWDEHSSAGRYVRRRCRPLKEFMLCHDEEHEKLFDLVRRMLEYDPTQRITLDEALQHPFFDLLKKK from the exons ATGTTCCATTGGGACTGTTTACCAGATTGCTTTCTAAATTAGCCAGCTGGGGttactttaaaaaaca TCATTATTTAGAAGCAAGGTCCTTGAATGAGCGAGATTATCGGGACCGGAGATACGTTGACGAATACAGGAATGACTACTGTGAAGGATATGTTCCTAGACATTATCACAGAGACATTGAAAGCGGTTATCGAATCCACTGCAGTAAATCTTCAGTCCGCAGCAGGAGAAGCAGTCCTAAAAGGAAGCGCAATAGACACTGTTCAAGTCATCAGTCACGTTCG AAGAGCCACCGAAGGAAAAGATCCAGGAGTATAGAGGATGATGAGGAGGGTCACCTGATCTGTCAAAGTGGAGACGTTCTAAGAGCAAGAT ATGAAATCGTGGACACTTTGGGTGAAGGAGCCTTTGGCAAAGTTGTAGAGTGCATTGATCATGGCAT ggatGGCATGCATGTAGCAGTGAAAATCGTAAAAAACGTAGGCCGTTACCGTGAAGCAGCTCGTTCAGAAATCCAAGTATTAGAGCACTTAAATAGTACTGATCCCAATAGTGTCTT CCGATGTGTCCAGATGCTGGAATGGTTTGATCATCATGGTCATGTTTGTATTGTGTTTGAACTGCTGGGGCTTAGTACTTACGatttcattaaagaaaacagCTTTCTGCCATTTCAAATTGACCACATCAGGCAGATGGCATATCAGATCTGCCAGTCAATAAATT TTTTACATCATAATAAATTAACCCATACAGATCTGAagcctgaaaatattttatttgtgaagTCTGACTATGTAGTCAAATATAATTCTAAAATG AAACGTGATGAACGCACACTGAAAAACACAGATATCAAAGTTGTTGACTTTGGAAGTGCAACGTATGATGATGAACATCACAGTACTTTGGTGTCTACCCGGCACTACAGAGCTCCCGAGGTCATTTTGG ctttagGTTGGTCTCAGCCTTGTGATGTTTGGAGCATAGGTTGCATTCTTATTGAATATTACCTTGGTTTCACAGTCTTTCAG acTCATGATAGTAAAGAGCACCTGGCAATGATGGAACGAATATTAGGACCCATACCACAACACATGATTCAGAAAACAAG aaaACGCAAGTATTTTCACCATAACCAGCTAGATTGGGATGAACACAGTTCTGCTGGTAGATATGTTAGGAGACGCTGCAGACCattaaag GAATTTATGCTTTGTCATGATGAAGAACATGAGAAACTGTTTGACCTGGTTCGAAGAATGTTAGAATATGATCCAACTCAAAGAATTACCTTGGATGAAGCATTGCAGCATCCTTTCTTTgacttattaaaaaagaaatga
- the CLK4 gene encoding dual specificity protein kinase CLK4 isoform X4: MKATVEVTSGRGDLIVAHKRTGIVNHVTSLKNLIDVPLGLFTRLLSKLASWGYFKKHHYLEARSLNERDYRDRRYVDEYRNDYCEGYVPRHYHRDIESGYRIHCSKSSVRSRRSSPKRKRNRHCSSHQSRSKSHRRKRSRSIEDDEEGHLICQSGDVLRARYEIVDTLGEGAFGKVVECIDHGMDGMHVAVKIVKNVGRYREAARSEIQVLEHLNSTDPNSVFRCVQMLEWFDHHGHVCIVFELLGLSTYDFIKENSFLPFQIDHIRQMAYQICQSINFLHHNKLTHTDLKPENILFVKSDYVVKYNSKMKRDERTLKNTDIKVVDFGSATYDDEHHSTLVSTRHYRAPEVILALGWSQPCDVWSIGCILIEYYLGFTVFQTHDSKEHLAMMERILGPIPQHMIQKTSAGVPKP, translated from the exons ATGTTCCATTGGGACTGTTTACCAGATTGCTTTCTAAATTAGCCAGCTGGGGttactttaaaaaaca TCATTATTTAGAAGCAAGGTCCTTGAATGAGCGAGATTATCGGGACCGGAGATACGTTGACGAATACAGGAATGACTACTGTGAAGGATATGTTCCTAGACATTATCACAGAGACATTGAAAGCGGTTATCGAATCCACTGCAGTAAATCTTCAGTCCGCAGCAGGAGAAGCAGTCCTAAAAGGAAGCGCAATAGACACTGTTCAAGTCATCAGTCACGTTCG AAGAGCCACCGAAGGAAAAGATCCAGGAGTATAGAGGATGATGAGGAGGGTCACCTGATCTGTCAAAGTGGAGACGTTCTAAGAGCAAGAT ATGAAATCGTGGACACTTTGGGTGAAGGAGCCTTTGGCAAAGTTGTAGAGTGCATTGATCATGGCAT ggatGGCATGCATGTAGCAGTGAAAATCGTAAAAAACGTAGGCCGTTACCGTGAAGCAGCTCGTTCAGAAATCCAAGTATTAGAGCACTTAAATAGTACTGATCCCAATAGTGTCTT CCGATGTGTCCAGATGCTGGAATGGTTTGATCATCATGGTCATGTTTGTATTGTGTTTGAACTGCTGGGGCTTAGTACTTACGatttcattaaagaaaacagCTTTCTGCCATTTCAAATTGACCACATCAGGCAGATGGCATATCAGATCTGCCAGTCAATAAATT TTTTACATCATAATAAATTAACCCATACAGATCTGAagcctgaaaatattttatttgtgaagTCTGACTATGTAGTCAAATATAATTCTAAAATG AAACGTGATGAACGCACACTGAAAAACACAGATATCAAAGTTGTTGACTTTGGAAGTGCAACGTATGATGATGAACATCACAGTACTTTGGTGTCTACCCGGCACTACAGAGCTCCCGAGGTCATTTTGG ctttagGTTGGTCTCAGCCTTGTGATGTTTGGAGCATAGGTTGCATTCTTATTGAATATTACCTTGGTTTCACAGTCTTTCAG acTCATGATAGTAAAGAGCACCTGGCAATGATGGAACGAATATTAGGACCCATACCACAACACATGATTCAGAAAACAAG tgcaggggtccccaaaccctAG
- the CLK4 gene encoding dual specificity protein kinase CLK4 isoform X3: MCIPLEASHSVEEDTHPSHYLEARSLNERDYRDRRYVDEYRNDYCEGYVPRHYHRDIESGYRIHCSKSSVRSRRSSPKRKRNRHCSSHQSRSKSHRRKRSRSIEDDEEGHLICQSGDVLRARYEIVDTLGEGAFGKVVECIDHGMDGMHVAVKIVKNVGRYREAARSEIQVLEHLNSTDPNSVFRCVQMLEWFDHHGHVCIVFELLGLSTYDFIKENSFLPFQIDHIRQMAYQICQSINFLHHNKLTHTDLKPENILFVKSDYVVKYNSKMKRDERTLKNTDIKVVDFGSATYDDEHHSTLVSTRHYRAPEVILALGWSQPCDVWSIGCILIEYYLGFTVFQTHDSKEHLAMMERILGPIPQHMIQKTRKRKYFHHNQLDWDEHSSAGRYVRRRCRPLKEFMLCHDEEHEKLFDLVRRMLEYDPTQRITLDEALQHPFFDLLKKK, encoded by the exons ATGTGCATCCCTCTTGAAGCTTCGCACTCTGTTGAAGAGGACACTCATCCCAG TCATTATTTAGAAGCAAGGTCCTTGAATGAGCGAGATTATCGGGACCGGAGATACGTTGACGAATACAGGAATGACTACTGTGAAGGATATGTTCCTAGACATTATCACAGAGACATTGAAAGCGGTTATCGAATCCACTGCAGTAAATCTTCAGTCCGCAGCAGGAGAAGCAGTCCTAAAAGGAAGCGCAATAGACACTGTTCAAGTCATCAGTCACGTTCG AAGAGCCACCGAAGGAAAAGATCCAGGAGTATAGAGGATGATGAGGAGGGTCACCTGATCTGTCAAAGTGGAGACGTTCTAAGAGCAAGAT ATGAAATCGTGGACACTTTGGGTGAAGGAGCCTTTGGCAAAGTTGTAGAGTGCATTGATCATGGCAT ggatGGCATGCATGTAGCAGTGAAAATCGTAAAAAACGTAGGCCGTTACCGTGAAGCAGCTCGTTCAGAAATCCAAGTATTAGAGCACTTAAATAGTACTGATCCCAATAGTGTCTT CCGATGTGTCCAGATGCTGGAATGGTTTGATCATCATGGTCATGTTTGTATTGTGTTTGAACTGCTGGGGCTTAGTACTTACGatttcattaaagaaaacagCTTTCTGCCATTTCAAATTGACCACATCAGGCAGATGGCATATCAGATCTGCCAGTCAATAAATT TTTTACATCATAATAAATTAACCCATACAGATCTGAagcctgaaaatattttatttgtgaagTCTGACTATGTAGTCAAATATAATTCTAAAATG AAACGTGATGAACGCACACTGAAAAACACAGATATCAAAGTTGTTGACTTTGGAAGTGCAACGTATGATGATGAACATCACAGTACTTTGGTGTCTACCCGGCACTACAGAGCTCCCGAGGTCATTTTGG ctttagGTTGGTCTCAGCCTTGTGATGTTTGGAGCATAGGTTGCATTCTTATTGAATATTACCTTGGTTTCACAGTCTTTCAG acTCATGATAGTAAAGAGCACCTGGCAATGATGGAACGAATATTAGGACCCATACCACAACACATGATTCAGAAAACAAG aaaACGCAAGTATTTTCACCATAACCAGCTAGATTGGGATGAACACAGTTCTGCTGGTAGATATGTTAGGAGACGCTGCAGACCattaaag GAATTTATGCTTTGTCATGATGAAGAACATGAGAAACTGTTTGACCTGGTTCGAAGAATGTTAGAATATGATCCAACTCAAAGAATTACCTTGGATGAAGCATTGCAGCATCCTTTCTTTgacttattaaaaaagaaatga
- the CLK4 gene encoding dual specificity protein kinase CLK4 isoform X5: MDGMHVAVKIVKNVGRYREAARSEIQVLEHLNSTDPNSVFRCVQMLEWFDHHGHVCIVFELLGLSTYDFIKENSFLPFQIDHIRQMAYQICQSINFLHHNKLTHTDLKPENILFVKSDYVVKYNSKMKRDERTLKNTDIKVVDFGSATYDDEHHSTLVSTRHYRAPEVILALGWSQPCDVWSIGCILIEYYLGFTVFQTHDSKEHLAMMERILGPIPQHMIQKTRKRKYFHHNQLDWDEHSSAGRYVRRRCRPLKEFMLCHDEEHEKLFDLVRRMLEYDPTQRITLDEALQHPFFDLLKKK; encoded by the exons AT ggatGGCATGCATGTAGCAGTGAAAATCGTAAAAAACGTAGGCCGTTACCGTGAAGCAGCTCGTTCAGAAATCCAAGTATTAGAGCACTTAAATAGTACTGATCCCAATAGTGTCTT CCGATGTGTCCAGATGCTGGAATGGTTTGATCATCATGGTCATGTTTGTATTGTGTTTGAACTGCTGGGGCTTAGTACTTACGatttcattaaagaaaacagCTTTCTGCCATTTCAAATTGACCACATCAGGCAGATGGCATATCAGATCTGCCAGTCAATAAATT TTTTACATCATAATAAATTAACCCATACAGATCTGAagcctgaaaatattttatttgtgaagTCTGACTATGTAGTCAAATATAATTCTAAAATG AAACGTGATGAACGCACACTGAAAAACACAGATATCAAAGTTGTTGACTTTGGAAGTGCAACGTATGATGATGAACATCACAGTACTTTGGTGTCTACCCGGCACTACAGAGCTCCCGAGGTCATTTTGG ctttagGTTGGTCTCAGCCTTGTGATGTTTGGAGCATAGGTTGCATTCTTATTGAATATTACCTTGGTTTCACAGTCTTTCAG acTCATGATAGTAAAGAGCACCTGGCAATGATGGAACGAATATTAGGACCCATACCACAACACATGATTCAGAAAACAAG aaaACGCAAGTATTTTCACCATAACCAGCTAGATTGGGATGAACACAGTTCTGCTGGTAGATATGTTAGGAGACGCTGCAGACCattaaag GAATTTATGCTTTGTCATGATGAAGAACATGAGAAACTGTTTGACCTGGTTCGAAGAATGTTAGAATATGATCCAACTCAAAGAATTACCTTGGATGAAGCATTGCAGCATCCTTTCTTTgacttattaaaaaagaaatga